In Ammoniphilus sp. CFH 90114, the DNA window TCACTAACCTTACGTAATGGGATCATCAATCTTCCATTAATTTGGATATATGTTGGGATATATAACTTAGACTTTACCCCATCTTTTGTTATATGTACTTCTCGATTTTTAGCGTCCCATTCAACTTCTGCCCCAAGTTCTTCAAAAACGGCGCGAAGAGGAACGTAAGTTTTTCCGCCCCGCAGTATGGCCGGTGGGTTAAATTGTTGGAGTTCGCCATCGATGTTCACTTTAACATCCTGACTCGAAGTGGAAAATACAGGACCAGCGCTTAACGACGAAGCCAATAAGCTTGCAACAACCATTTTCTTTATTAAATGCTTCATAATCTTCTCCTATCTTGTATTTTTGAGTCTATGAAAGTCATAGGTTAGGACCCATTGGTACACATAGAATTATAACATTTAATAGACTGAGTGGCCGAACGTCTACATGAAGATTTGCCACATTCAAAACTAGTCAAACTAGCAAGAGTAAGGTATGTGATTCCTGAAAATTCACCGTCTAAGGTAGTAGAAGCAAACGAGCTATTGAATTTTAATAAAAATGGCTGCCATTAAAGGGGCAGCCTATCAACCAACCACCTGAATCCCGCCATCCACAACTATATTTTGACCAGTTACATAGGATGATTCTTCAGATAGCAACCAAGTCGCTACAGATGCCGCTTCTTCCGGCCGACCGATTCGTTTCAAGGCATTGAAGCTATTATATTTCTCCTCTACAGCATGAACCTCATCAGGTGTTAAGTGTAGGAATTTCCTTTCTAGTAATGGAGTTCGAATGGCTCCTGGACATAAGGAGTTTATGCGTATGCCCCTACTTCCATATTCCTGTGCAATGGATTTGGTTAAGGCAATTACACCGCTTTTCCCCGCTGCGTAAACAGCAGTTCCTGCCGAACATAATAGAGCATCGACAGATGATGTGTTGACAATGGTCCCTCCAGTTCCTCGCAACATCGCTTCAATTTCATGTTTCATACAAAGCCAAACCCCTTTTAACGTAACCAGGATGAGCTTATCAAAATCTTCTTCAAGGAACTCATGTGTAGGTAGAGAGCGGACTTCATCATTGGCCGCATTGTTAAAGGCAATGTCTAATTTTCCAAATCGTGCAATGGTATCTGCTACCATTTTTTTTACTTCTGTAGATTGCGTCACATCCACCGATAGATACATGACATCGGAATGAATTTTCCTTAATTCACTTAAGGCATGCTCGCCTTTGTTCTGATCTC includes these proteins:
- a CDS encoding SDR family NAD(P)-dependent oxidoreductase, translated to MKFDNKVALITGGTSGIGFAAAKQLAEGGAKVAIIGRDQNKGEHALSELRKIHSDVMYLSVDVTQSTEVKKMVADTIARFGKLDIAFNNAANDEVRSLPTHEFLEEDFDKLILVTLKGVWLCMKHEIEAMLRGTGGTIVNTSSVDALLCSAGTAVYAAGKSGVIALTKSIAQEYGSRGIRINSLCPGAIRTPLLERKFLHLTPDEVHAVEEKYNSFNALKRIGRPEEAASVATWLLSEESSYVTGQNIVVDGGIQVVG